Proteins encoded in a region of the Oscillospiraceae bacterium MB24-C1 genome:
- a CDS encoding FtsW/RodA/SpoVE family cell cycle protein — protein MNSFWRSCVQFYKRTDRLLLLLCLVCSMVSAYMLWGIYLSGYIKLRVLATQLLATLIGFSGACLLSVFDYRSLANLWKIYMPVSLGTVALTYIAGKQRYSYIDDKAWLEIPFTGMTIQPSEILKLAFIFSFALHLEKVRDSVNNPRTLLTLCLHGAIPTLMVVGQGDHGTAMVFVFIFAFMLFSAGLQLKYIAVSVLGMAIASPFAWFFILDNDKRGRIMTVFNPASDPTGTGWQQSLGLTAIGSGQIWGKGVLFGDHQYVPEMHNDFIFSFIGEAGGFVGCSAVILLLAVLCLLILINARRAKDPLGRFICVGVFGMIAFQSIWVIGMCLSLLPVAGITLPLFSAGGTSVVLTWASIGMVLGVHRHSHVGLFDER, from the coding sequence ATGAATTCATTTTGGCGCAGCTGCGTACAATTTTATAAAAGAACCGACCGTCTTTTGCTGTTGCTATGCCTGGTCTGCTCGATGGTGTCGGCTTATATGTTGTGGGGAATTTACCTGTCCGGCTATATCAAGCTCAGAGTACTTGCCACGCAGCTTTTAGCGACGCTTATCGGTTTTTCAGGAGCTTGTTTGCTGTCTGTATTTGATTATCGTTCGCTGGCAAACCTGTGGAAGATTTATATGCCCGTTTCACTGGGCACGGTGGCGCTAACCTATATCGCAGGCAAACAGCGATACAGCTATATTGACGATAAAGCTTGGCTTGAAATCCCCTTTACCGGCATGACCATTCAACCCTCGGAAATTTTAAAACTGGCCTTTATCTTTTCGTTTGCATTGCATCTTGAAAAGGTCAGAGATTCGGTTAACAACCCAAGAACACTTTTAACACTTTGTTTGCACGGCGCCATCCCGACACTGATGGTCGTCGGGCAAGGTGACCACGGCACGGCGATGGTCTTTGTTTTCATCTTTGCGTTCATGCTGTTTTCAGCTGGGCTTCAACTAAAATATATCGCTGTCTCGGTGCTGGGTATGGCTATTGCGTCGCCGTTTGCGTGGTTTTTTATTCTGGATAATGACAAGCGCGGGCGCATCATGACGGTGTTTAACCCCGCTTCTGATCCCACAGGAACCGGTTGGCAACAAAGCCTGGGACTTACCGCAATCGGCTCCGGCCAGATTTGGGGTAAAGGTGTTTTGTTTGGTGATCACCAATATGTCCCTGAGATGCACAATGATTTTATCTTTTCATTTATCGGTGAAGCAGGCGGTTTTGTGGGGTGTAGCGCCGTTATCTTGCTATTGGCGGTGCTTTGCCTACTGATTTTAATCAATGCCCGGCGTGCCAAAGACCCGCTTGGGCGTTTTATCTGCGTGGGCGTTTTTGGCATGATCGCCTTTCAATCCATCTGGGTTATCGGCATGTGCCTGTCGCTGCTACCGGTTGCCGGTATCACACTGCCACTGTTTTCAGCGGGCGGAACCTCGGTCGTGCTCACCTGGGCAAGCATTGGCATGGTGCTTGGCGTACATCGTCATTCACATGTTGGATTGTTTGACGAGCGATAA
- the tsaE gene encoding tRNA (adenosine(37)-N6)-threonylcarbamoyltransferase complex ATPase subunit type 1 TsaE encodes MQEIVSHSPEETEAAGEKLAALLCDGDIVAYTGGLGMGKTVFTRGLARGLGITADVSSPTFSIINEYRGVSRRLCHVDAYRLNSAEDLLDTGFYDYIDAGWIAAVEWSERVLPNAAVTVAFIRVDDRTRIIRMEGKGL; translated from the coding sequence ATGCAGGAGATTGTTTCACATAGCCCTGAAGAGACCGAGGCGGCGGGAGAAAAACTTGCTGCTTTGCTTTGTGATGGCGATATCGTCGCCTATACCGGCGGACTTGGAATGGGCAAAACGGTGTTCACCCGTGGGCTTGCCAGGGGGCTGGGTATTACAGCCGACGTTTCGAGCCCCACGTTTTCGATCATAAACGAATATCGCGGTGTATCGCGTAGGCTTTGCCATGTGGATGCCTATCGCTTAAACAGCGCGGAGGATCTATTGGATACCGGATTTTACGACTATATTGATGCGGGGTGGATTGCGGCGGTGGAATGGAGCGAGCGGGTGTTGCCCAATGCTGCCGTCACCGTCGCTTTTATCCGCGTTGACGACCGGACACGCATCATCAGAATGGAGGGGAAGGGTCTGTGA
- the tsaB gene encoding tRNA (adenosine(37)-N6)-threonylcarbamoyltransferase complex dimerization subunit type 1 TsaB, with product MITLAVDTSSKACSCALMRDGLLLGESYCNNGLTHSSTLMVLVENTLRTANLPFKAVDRLAVNVGPGSYTGLRIGLAAVKGMALAHNTPCVGVSTLLSLAYNVLPFEGVVCAALDARVGQVFAALFSVKEGRVTRLSEDGAMTLEALGERLPDGAMVCGDGAQLVCGRFPEKGLRLAPAALQYQRAASVAQAAISEDYPVVSATELTAEYHRKSQAEREREAKQQLEEEK from the coding sequence GTGATCACACTTGCGGTTGATACTTCCTCAAAAGCCTGTTCCTGTGCGCTGATGCGTGATGGATTGCTGCTGGGGGAAAGCTATTGCAACAACGGGCTTACCCACTCATCGACCCTTATGGTTTTGGTGGAAAACACCCTTCGTACAGCAAATTTGCCATTTAAAGCGGTTGACCGGTTGGCGGTGAATGTTGGGCCAGGTTCCTATACCGGGCTTCGCATCGGACTCGCGGCGGTAAAGGGCATGGCACTGGCGCATAATACGCCTTGCGTCGGTGTTTCGACGCTGCTGTCGCTGGCTTATAATGTGTTACCGTTTGAAGGTGTTGTCTGCGCTGCGCTCGACGCGCGGGTGGGACAGGTTTTTGCCGCGCTGTTTTCAGTCAAGGAGGGCAGGGTCACCCGGCTGAGCGAGGATGGCGCGATGACGCTTGAAGCGTTGGGCGAGCGCTTGCCGGATGGCGCCATGGTATGTGGTGACGGCGCACAGCTAGTGTGCGGGCGCTTTCCAGAGAAGGGGTTGCGGCTTGCACCCGCCGCTTTGCAATATCAACGTGCCGCATCGGTGGCGCAGGCGGCAATATCGGAGGATTATCCGGTTGTTTCGGCTACCGAGCTGACGGCGGAATATCATAGAAAATCTCAGGCCGAGCGGGAACGTGAGGCTAAACAGCAATTGGAGGAAGAAAAATAA
- the rpiB gene encoding ribose 5-phosphate isomerase B, which translates to MILALGSDHGGYELKEEIKKHLDARGVAYKDFGCYSTASVDYPVVAAEVARAVVSGEYARGLLFCGTGIGISMAANKVKGIRAACCSDYFSAKYTRLHNDANILCMGGRIVGTGLAIELVDVFLDTEFEGGERHQRRVDLISQIESEEK; encoded by the coding sequence ATGATCTTAGCATTGGGGAGCGACCACGGTGGTTATGAGCTAAAGGAAGAAATCAAAAAGCATCTTGACGCGCGGGGCGTCGCGTATAAGGATTTTGGCTGTTACTCGACGGCTTCGGTCGATTACCCCGTGGTGGCCGCAGAGGTGGCAAGAGCCGTGGTAAGCGGCGAATATGCACGCGGGCTGCTGTTTTGCGGTACCGGCATCGGAATCTCGATGGCTGCTAATAAGGTAAAGGGCATTCGAGCCGCCTGCTGCTCTGACTATTTTTCTGCTAAATACACTCGGCTGCACAACGATGCCAACATTTTGTGTATGGGCGGCCGTATTGTGGGTACAGGACTGGCCATTGAGCTGGTGGATGTTTTTCTGGATACCGAATTCGAGGGCGGAGAGCGGCATCAGCGTCGAGTGGATCTGATCTCCCAAATTGAATCGGAAGAGAAGTAG
- a CDS encoding sulfite exporter TauE/SafE family protein, translating into MTPIAILAFLVTCVAGAVVQTTTGFGFGILCMAIYPYILPSYLQATAVSSICAATMSSMVAIRCRKHINFKIILPLFIGYSIASVWSIRYAKTQSEGLMVKLLGVVLILVSIYFIFFSGKVRIKPTFINGVAAGLIGGVGSGMFSIGGPPVVIYLMSAISDKDEYRACSLTYFAIGSWYVSAARWLNGVFDAQTVYLWLMAIAALFVGTYIGNLIFDRINAVTLKRLVYCFMAVSGVTMLF; encoded by the coding sequence ATGACACCGATTGCAATCTTGGCATTTTTGGTTACTTGCGTTGCGGGGGCTGTTGTCCAGACCACCACTGGCTTTGGCTTTGGTATTCTCTGCATGGCAATTTACCCCTATATTTTGCCAAGTTATCTACAGGCAACGGCAGTTAGTTCAATCTGCGCCGCTACCATGTCGAGCATGGTGGCGATTCGATGCAGAAAGCACATTAACTTTAAAATAATACTTCCGCTGTTTATAGGTTATAGTATCGCTTCGGTTTGGAGCATACGCTACGCTAAAACACAGTCCGAGGGGCTAATGGTGAAGCTTCTGGGCGTTGTACTAATTTTAGTTAGCATCTATTTTATATTTTTTAGCGGTAAAGTTCGTATCAAGCCTACCTTTATAAATGGGGTTGCGGCGGGGCTGATTGGCGGCGTGGGTTCCGGTATGTTCAGTATTGGTGGTCCCCCGGTTGTCATCTACCTAATGTCCGCTATTTCGGATAAAGATGAATACCGGGCTTGTTCGCTCACCTATTTTGCCATTGGCAGCTGGTATGTTTCCGCCGCGCGCTGGCTCAACGGTGTTTTTGATGCCCAAACGGTTTATCTATGGCTAATGGCCATTGCTGCACTCTTTGTGGGAACCTATATCGGCAATCTCATCTTTGACCGCATCAATGCGGTGACATTAAAGCGTCTGGTTTATTGCTTTATGGCAGTTTCGGGCGTGACCATGTTGTTTTAA
- the upp gene encoding uracil phosphoribosyltransferase, whose product MLTPIITDHPLIQHKVTLIRDKNTPCKEFRELISEISMLMCYEATRDLPLKEIEIETPMTVTKSKVISGRKLAFVPILRAGLGMSDGMLALVPAAKVGHIGMYRDPETHIPHEYYCKLPADIEERDVILLDPMLATGGSAIDAVHAVKKRNPRSIKFVCIIAAPEGIEALTTAHPDVQIYAAARDERLNENKYILPGLGDAGDRIFGTK is encoded by the coding sequence ATGTTAACACCTATTATTACCGACCACCCCCTCATCCAGCATAAAGTCACTCTGATCCGTGACAAGAACACCCCCTGCAAGGAATTCCGCGAGCTGATCAGCGAGATCTCGATGCTCATGTGCTATGAGGCAACCCGCGATCTGCCATTAAAAGAGATTGAAATCGAAACACCCATGACCGTGACCAAGTCCAAGGTCATTTCGGGCAGAAAACTTGCCTTTGTACCGATTCTGCGCGCGGGCCTCGGTATGAGTGATGGTATGCTGGCGCTGGTTCCGGCAGCTAAGGTAGGCCATATCGGTATGTACCGCGATCCCGAGACCCATATTCCCCATGAGTATTACTGCAAGCTGCCCGCTGACATTGAAGAGCGTGACGTCATTTTACTGGACCCTATGCTGGCCACCGGCGGTTCTGCGATAGACGCCGTGCACGCCGTGAAGAAGCGCAATCCTCGCAGCATCAAGTTTGTTTGTATCATTGCCGCGCCCGAGGGCATTGAGGCACTGACCACCGCGCACCCCGACGTACAGATTTACGCCGCGGCTCGCGATGAACGTTTAAATGAAAATAAGTATATTCTCCCCGGTCTCGGCGACGCTGGTGACCGCATCTTTGGCACAAAGTAA
- a CDS encoding phosphoglycerate kinase: MSMFDKKTVEDIDVSQKKVLVRCDFNVPLAEGEITDDKRIVASLPTIKYLLSKGAAVILCSHLGRPKNGPEEKYSMKPVAKRLEELLGQPVGLAADVVGEDAQTKAKALKSGEVLMLENVRFEKGETKNDPALSANFAALADIFVNDAFGTAHRAHCSTAGVAEHLPAVSGYLIGKELAVMGRALTNPERPFVAILGGAKVSDKIGVIESLLDKADSIIIGGGMAYTFFAAQGREIGTSICEQEKIDIARQLLQKAEQKGVALLLPEDNVVADKFAEDAATQTVSSTAIPAGWMGMDIGPKTMARYAHVIKKAKTVVWNGPMGVFEMPKFAEGTRAVAQAMADSNAVTIIGGGDSAAAAAQLGFEDKMTHISTGGGASLEFLEGLELPGIACLNDR; encoded by the coding sequence ATGAGTATGTTTGACAAAAAGACTGTTGAGGATATTGATGTTTCTCAGAAAAAGGTTCTTGTTCGCTGTGATTTCAACGTGCCGTTGGCGGAGGGGGAAATCACCGACGACAAGCGTATTGTCGCGTCACTGCCAACCATAAAATATCTGTTGTCAAAGGGCGCGGCGGTTATTCTTTGTTCGCATCTGGGCCGTCCGAAAAACGGTCCGGAAGAAAAATACTCTATGAAACCGGTCGCCAAACGGCTTGAAGAGCTGCTGGGTCAACCCGTGGGACTTGCCGCCGACGTTGTTGGAGAAGATGCGCAGACAAAAGCCAAGGCACTTAAAAGCGGCGAAGTTCTAATGCTTGAAAACGTTCGTTTTGAAAAGGGCGAGACAAAAAACGATCCAGCGCTTTCTGCCAATTTTGCTGCGTTGGCCGACATCTTTGTCAACGACGCGTTCGGTACTGCGCACCGCGCCCATTGCTCTACGGCGGGTGTCGCCGAGCATCTGCCAGCGGTCAGTGGATATCTCATTGGCAAAGAACTGGCCGTGATGGGCAGGGCACTGACCAACCCTGAGCGCCCGTTTGTCGCGATCTTGGGCGGTGCCAAGGTCTCGGACAAAATCGGTGTAATCGAAAGCCTGTTGGACAAGGCTGATAGCATTATCATCGGTGGTGGCATGGCCTATACCTTCTTTGCGGCACAGGGGCGCGAAATTGGCACCTCCATCTGCGAACAAGAGAAAATTGATATTGCCCGCCAGCTTCTCCAAAAGGCTGAGCAGAAGGGCGTGGCGCTTCTTCTGCCTGAGGACAACGTTGTAGCCGATAAATTTGCCGAGGACGCGGCGACTCAGACTGTTTCTTCCACTGCTATTCCTGCGGGCTGGATGGGCATGGATATTGGTCCTAAGACGATGGCGCGTTATGCGCATGTCATTAAAAAAGCCAAGACTGTTGTATGGAACGGGCCGATGGGTGTGTTTGAGATGCCCAAATTTGCCGAAGGCACCCGCGCTGTGGCGCAGGCGATGGCCGATTCCAACGCCGTGACCATCATCGGCGGTGGCGATTCTGCTGCGGCAGCGGCGCAGCTCGGGTTTGAGGATAAAATGACGCATATTTCCACCGGCGGCGGTGCTTCGCTTGAGTTCCTTGAAGGGCTTGAGTTGCCTGGCATTGCTTGCCTTAACGACCGCTAG
- the tpiA gene encoding triose-phosphate isomerase, whose product MKRTPIIAGNWKMNLLRTQAITLIEALKPLVANATCEVVTCVPFTDIDCVAAAVKGSPIHVGAQNCHWAESGAFTGEISANMLAELGVRYVVLGHSERRQYFGETDETVNARLKAVLDAGLRAIVCVGESLSQREADQTMVVIDRQIEGAFSAITEAQLQNIVIAYEPIWAIGTGKTATAEQAQAVCGAIRQKIEALYGQDAAKSLRIQYGGSMNAKNAAELLSQPDIDGGLIGGASLKAADFNEIVRAASNMM is encoded by the coding sequence ATGAAAAGAACGCCGATTATTGCCGGAAATTGGAAGATGAACCTACTGCGTACACAGGCGATCACGCTGATTGAGGCGCTAAAACCGCTGGTGGCCAACGCCACTTGCGAAGTGGTGACCTGTGTACCGTTCACAGATATCGACTGTGTGGCCGCGGCGGTAAAGGGCAGCCCCATTCATGTGGGTGCGCAAAACTGCCACTGGGCCGAAAGCGGCGCTTTTACGGGCGAAATCTCTGCAAACATGCTTGCAGAGCTTGGTGTACGCTATGTTGTTTTGGGGCATTCTGAGCGGCGGCAGTATTTTGGTGAGACCGACGAGACGGTGAACGCGCGGCTTAAAGCTGTTTTGGACGCTGGCCTGCGTGCCATTGTATGCGTGGGCGAGTCGCTTTCACAGCGCGAAGCCGACCAGACGATGGTGGTTATTGACCGGCAGATTGAAGGCGCATTTAGCGCTATAACAGAAGCGCAATTACAGAACATTGTCATTGCTTATGAGCCGATCTGGGCGATAGGCACCGGCAAAACTGCCACCGCAGAACAAGCACAAGCTGTCTGTGGTGCCATCCGTCAGAAGATTGAAGCGTTGTACGGGCAGGATGCCGCCAAGTCGCTGCGTATTCAGTACGGCGGCTCAATGAACGCCAAAAATGCCGCCGAGCTTCTTAGTCAACCAGACATTGACGGCGGGCTGATTGGGGGCGCTTCACTAAAGGCGGCAGACTTTAATGAGATTGTCAGAGCTGCTTCAAATATGATGTAA
- the gpmI gene encoding 2,3-bisphosphoglycerate-independent phosphoglycerate mutase has product MKKPIMLMILDGYGLRNETKGNAIYAAKKPNIDRLMQRWPCTTLGASGLNVGLPDGQMGNSEVGHTNIGAGRVVYQELTRISKSIIDGEFENNPVLNAAIDALGNDGTLHLMGLLSDGGVHSHYTHLYALLALAKRRGLKKVAVHSFLDGRDTDPKSGAGYLRDLQAELARVGVGYCASVVGRYYAMDRDKRWDRVQQAYNVVAHGIGTSFTDAVEAVESSYAQGVTDEFVKPMVTDGYSGVKDGDAVIFYNFRPDRARELSRAMLDDSFDGFERVRPKLAAYVCMTSYDVTMPNCTVAFAPQSLDKTLGEVVEEAGLRQLRIAETEKYAHVTFFFNGGVEAPFPHEDRILVDSPKVATYDLQPEMSAYIVTDKLLEAIEKNDYGLIILNFANCDMVGHTGVFQAAVKAVETVDACIGKITDKILALGGAVLITADHGNADEMENADGSPMTAHTTNLVPVIAAGCSQEMREGGALCDLAPTLLSLLGIPQPEEMTGKSLFM; this is encoded by the coding sequence TTGAAAAAACCGATTATGTTGATGATTCTAGACGGCTATGGCCTACGCAATGAGACGAAGGGCAATGCGATTTATGCCGCCAAAAAACCAAATATCGACCGACTTATGCAGCGATGGCCCTGCACAACGCTGGGGGCGTCGGGGCTGAATGTCGGTCTGCCCGATGGGCAGATGGGTAACTCAGAGGTTGGGCATACCAACATCGGCGCCGGACGGGTGGTCTATCAAGAACTTACAAGAATCTCAAAGTCAATTATCGATGGTGAGTTCGAAAACAATCCTGTTTTGAACGCGGCCATAGATGCACTAGGCAACGACGGAACACTCCATCTGATGGGACTGCTTTCTGACGGTGGTGTACATAGTCATTACACCCATTTGTACGCGCTGCTTGCGTTGGCAAAGCGCCGCGGGCTTAAAAAGGTCGCCGTACACAGCTTTTTGGACGGCCGTGATACGGACCCCAAGAGCGGTGCGGGTTATCTGCGCGATTTGCAGGCGGAACTGGCACGCGTCGGGGTTGGCTACTGTGCCTCGGTTGTTGGACGTTATTACGCGATGGACCGCGATAAGCGTTGGGATCGTGTGCAGCAGGCCTATAATGTGGTGGCCCATGGCATTGGTACATCTTTTACCGATGCGGTGGAAGCTGTTGAGTCCAGCTATGCACAAGGCGTAACAGATGAGTTTGTCAAGCCGATGGTGACCGACGGCTATTCCGGTGTCAAGGACGGCGACGCCGTTATTTTCTATAACTTCAGGCCTGACCGCGCGAGAGAACTTTCTCGTGCAATGCTCGACGATTCTTTTGACGGCTTTGAGCGGGTGCGCCCAAAGCTGGCGGCCTATGTCTGCATGACCAGCTATGATGTCACGATGCCCAACTGCACGGTGGCTTTTGCCCCGCAGAGCCTTGACAAGACGCTGGGCGAGGTGGTGGAGGAAGCGGGTTTGCGCCAACTGAGAATTGCCGAAACTGAAAAATATGCGCATGTTACCTTTTTCTTTAATGGTGGCGTCGAAGCGCCGTTCCCCCACGAAGATCGTATTCTTGTAGACTCACCCAAGGTGGCTACATATGATCTACAGCCCGAAATGAGCGCCTATATCGTAACCGACAAGCTGCTTGAGGCGATTGAAAAAAACGATTATGGTCTGATTATCCTCAATTTTGCCAACTGTGATATGGTCGGGCATACCGGCGTGTTCCAAGCCGCAGTGAAGGCGGTTGAGACGGTTGACGCCTGTATTGGGAAAATTACCGATAAAATTCTGGCCCTCGGCGGGGCTGTACTTATAACAGCTGACCACGGTAACGCTGACGAGATGGAAAATGCCGATGGTAGTCCTATGACAGCGCATACCACAAATTTGGTGCCGGTTATCGCGGCAGGATGTAGCCAAGAAATGCGTGAAGGTGGCGCTCTGTGTGACTTAGCACCCACATTGCTTTCGCTACTAGGTATTCCCCAGCCGGAGGAGATGACCGGGAAGTCTCTGTTCATGTGA
- a CDS encoding DegV family protein, producing MDKFCIVTESTADLTPALIDRFNVTVIPMRFSFEDKEYYNYPDNRELSSEAFYQMLREGHVSTTTAINMSQFEEAFVPILERGEDILYLAFSSGLSSTFGTAVMVLEQLQERYPLRKIVVIDTLAASMGEGLLVCLAAIKKQDGASLSEVADWVRANILKLCHWFTVDDLMYLYRGGRVNALTAHVGTAFGIKPILHVDNDGHLIPAAKVRGRKQSIEALADKIGELGTEISKQMIFIGHAEAADAAQMLADMINKRFSPKEIQIASIGPVVGSHTGPGLVSVFFMGTGR from the coding sequence ATGGATAAGTTTTGTATTGTTACCGAATCAACTGCTGATCTGACCCCGGCGCTAATTGATAGGTTCAATGTAACCGTAATACCGATGCGGTTTTCATTCGAAGATAAAGAATACTATAACTACCCTGACAATCGTGAGCTTTCTTCTGAAGCTTTCTACCAGATGCTTAGGGAGGGACATGTCTCTACGACTACGGCTATCAACATGAGTCAGTTTGAAGAGGCATTTGTACCCATTTTAGAACGCGGAGAAGATATTTTATATTTAGCTTTTTCCTCCGGTTTGAGCAGCACTTTTGGTACGGCTGTCATGGTTTTGGAACAGCTTCAGGAACGGTATCCCCTGCGCAAGATTGTTGTCATAGATACGCTGGCCGCCTCTATGGGCGAGGGCCTGTTGGTCTGCCTGGCAGCGATCAAAAAACAGGACGGCGCCAGTCTAAGTGAGGTTGCCGATTGGGTACGGGCAAACATCCTGAAGCTTTGTCACTGGTTTACGGTGGACGACTTGATGTATCTTTATCGTGGTGGTAGGGTGAACGCGCTTACCGCACATGTCGGGACAGCTTTTGGAATTAAGCCGATTCTGCATGTGGATAATGATGGGCATCTGATTCCTGCGGCAAAGGTGCGTGGGCGCAAGCAGTCTATTGAAGCACTCGCCGATAAAATTGGGGAGTTAGGGACTGAAATTTCGAAGCAAATGATTTTTATTGGGCATGCAGAGGCTGCCGATGCGGCACAGATGCTCGCGGATATGATCAATAAACGGTTTTCTCCAAAAGAAATACAGATCGCTTCCATCGGCCCCGTTGTGGGTAGCCATACCGGTCCGGGTCTGGTTTCGGTATTTTTCATGGGAACCGGCCGTTAG
- a CDS encoding nitroreductase family protein, whose product MGDLLSLIRQRQSCRNFDPGRFVEKEKLMDILQAAALSPSACNSQPWRYIAVDEPQRVEQVAQCLQDSGMNKFAGKATAFVVAIEGKQNLTAKVGESLKNQKFSGIDLGLSVAHLVLAAEALGLSSCILGWFNERKLKMLLGIPKTRRIRLVVALGYAMADDVLRDKQRKKFDEVISFNKF is encoded by the coding sequence ATGGGCGATTTATTATCTTTAATTCGACAGCGGCAAAGTTGTCGAAATTTTGACCCTGGGCGGTTTGTTGAAAAGGAAAAGCTAATGGATATTCTTCAAGCGGCTGCGCTGTCACCTTCTGCCTGCAATAGTCAACCGTGGCGTTATATAGCAGTGGATGAACCACAACGGGTAGAACAGGTGGCACAATGCCTTCAAGACTCGGGGATGAATAAATTTGCCGGTAAAGCCACCGCTTTTGTTGTGGCAATTGAAGGAAAGCAAAATTTAACGGCCAAGGTTGGCGAATCTCTTAAAAATCAAAAATTTTCGGGCATTGATCTCGGCCTTTCGGTGGCGCATCTGGTTCTGGCTGCCGAGGCATTGGGGCTGTCCAGTTGTATATTGGGCTGGTTTAATGAGCGCAAGCTAAAAATGCTGCTTGGCATACCCAAAACCCGCCGCATTCGTCTAGTGGTAGCGCTGGGTTATGCAATGGCGGATGATGTATTGCGTGATAAGCAGCGCAAAAAATTTGATGAAGTGATAAGTTTTAATAAGTTTTAA
- a CDS encoding glutamate synthase has protein sequence MKIDAYNMNQTVLNQAIRRAPTGDINLMGCLGQRFIGAGISDKKIHINGVPGNALGAYLDGGTIIVNGNAQDATGDTMNDGLIVINGSSGDATGYSMRGGAIFVKGNAGYRAGIHMKAYQNKIPLLVIGGAAGSFLGEYQAGGHIVVLGLGCEERVPFGYFCGTGMHGGKIFIRSAQPLTNLPPQVLASDASDKDMQEIMPYITEYCERFDIPMDAILPHHFYVLTPNAKSPYKRLYAIN, from the coding sequence ATGAAAATTGATGCGTATAATATGAACCAAACGGTTTTGAATCAGGCCATCCGCCGAGCGCCGACAGGCGATATTAATCTAATGGGGTGTCTTGGTCAACGCTTTATCGGCGCAGGTATTTCTGACAAAAAAATCCACATCAATGGTGTTCCGGGTAACGCGTTGGGCGCTTATCTGGATGGTGGCACCATCATAGTAAACGGGAACGCACAGGATGCTACCGGTGATACTATGAACGACGGTCTCATTGTCATCAACGGCTCGTCAGGCGATGCCACCGGTTATTCAATGCGTGGCGGTGCCATCTTTGTCAAGGGCAACGCGGGCTACCGGGCCGGCATCCACATGAAAGCTTATCAGAATAAAATCCCGTTACTGGTCATCGGCGGAGCTGCGGGTAGCTTTTTAGGTGAATATCAAGCTGGTGGACATATTGTTGTGTTGGGTCTGGGCTGTGAAGAACGTGTTCCTTTTGGTTATTTCTGCGGCACCGGCATGCATGGCGGCAAAATATTTATCCGCTCTGCACAGCCACTGACCAACTTGCCCCCGCAAGTGCTGGCTTCTGATGCTTCAGATAAGGATATGCAAGAGATCATGCCCTATATCACCGAATACTGTGAGCGCTTTGATATCCCGATGGATGCAATACTGCCCCACCACTTTTATGTACTAACGCCTAACGCTAAAAGCCCTTATAAAAGACTTTACGCCATCAACTAA